One Turneriella parva DSM 21527 genomic region harbors:
- a CDS encoding ATP-binding cassette domain-containing protein, translating into MWRKPLSFSATGGDRIRLNGHNGAGKSLLIRHLRGGRELASSGTVACSKHESMLLRAETEVSHEPRSLLQLAHEKLPDFSECELRRLLGSYGYRGERVFDRQANLSAGERIRLQILLATAGKITPGFCFFDEAEVGLDFESRLAVADFLRRFMGVVVFATHDDLFARRIEATLEVTLERS; encoded by the coding sequence GTGTGGCGAAAACCCCTGAGCTTCAGCGCCACCGGCGGCGACCGCATTCGCCTCAATGGCCATAACGGAGCAGGCAAGAGTTTGCTGATTCGACACCTCAGAGGCGGGCGCGAACTGGCGAGCAGCGGTACCGTCGCCTGTTCGAAACACGAATCGATGCTACTCAGAGCAGAAACAGAAGTTTCTCACGAGCCGCGCAGTCTGCTGCAGCTGGCACATGAGAAACTGCCTGACTTCAGCGAATGCGAGCTGCGCCGCCTTCTCGGCAGCTATGGTTACCGAGGCGAAAGAGTGTTCGATAGACAAGCGAATCTGAGCGCAGGTGAAAGAATCAGGCTGCAGATTCTGCTCGCCACCGCAGGCAAAATAACTCCCGGGTTTTGTTTCTTTGACGAGGCTGAGGTGGGTCTCGACTTCGAAAGCCGGCTCGCGGTGGCCGACTTTCTACGCCGCTTCATGGGCGTTGTGGTGTTCGCCACACACGACGATCTTTTCGCCAGGCGGATTGAGGCAACTCTTGAAGTAACGCTTGAACGCAGTTGA
- a CDS encoding ATP-binding cassette domain-containing protein, with amino-acid sequence MTYIKLHGVSFGYAPERLVLKTIHLTLQRGIYAIAGPNGAGKTTLLKLIAGELLPSAGELVVAPTALCTSLDHGLPAEAHERLSSGEQKMRQLKSALQQSSEILLLDEPETHLDAAYRRWLTRHLVSRRQLVLMVSHDGALLNLATRILHVENQKVRVFDSGYAAYREQLAHEREVAESAANRAERLAKSERLQLQQNLQRQQKRSENAARRAPNAGIPRVALGLMKRNAERT; translated from the coding sequence ATGACTTATATAAAACTACACGGCGTGAGCTTTGGCTACGCGCCCGAAAGGCTTGTTCTCAAAACAATCCACCTGACACTCCAGCGGGGCATCTATGCCATTGCCGGGCCAAATGGTGCGGGTAAGACGACTCTTTTAAAACTCATCGCAGGCGAACTTCTGCCGAGCGCCGGCGAGCTGGTCGTTGCACCGACGGCGCTATGCACCTCGCTGGATCATGGCCTACCAGCCGAGGCGCATGAAAGACTCAGCAGTGGTGAACAGAAGATGCGGCAGCTAAAAAGCGCCTTACAGCAATCGTCTGAAATTTTGCTGCTCGACGAACCTGAAACACACCTCGACGCTGCCTACCGCCGCTGGCTGACAAGGCACCTGGTTTCGCGCAGACAACTTGTCTTGATGGTGTCGCATGACGGCGCCCTTTTGAATCTGGCGACGCGTATTTTGCACGTCGAAAATCAAAAAGTGCGCGTGTTCGATTCAGGCTACGCCGCTTACCGTGAACAGCTGGCGCATGAACGTGAGGTGGCAGAAAGCGCCGCCAACCGGGCTGAGCGCCTCGCCAAAAGTGAGCGGTTGCAGCTACAGCAAAACCTCCAACGGCAGCAGAAGCGCAGTGAGAACGCTGCCCGCCGTGCACCGAATGCGGGAATTCCCCGTGTGGCGCTGGGGCTCATGAAACGGAACGCCGAAAGAACTTAA
- a CDS encoding Fur family transcriptional regulator, producing MEERAANISKEMTLLKERMHQHQYKSTPQRDEIADWVFRTHEHFTVEELIASFREKGKKVSQATAYRVIQMLLDLKLIEEHDFGKDYKFYEHTPGHDHHDHIVCMDCGKIIEFADSSLETLKEKITLKNGFRMKKHHLTIYAECTTCPPEKRVLTRRET from the coding sequence ATGGAAGAGCGTGCGGCAAACATTTCGAAAGAGATGACTCTGCTGAAAGAGCGCATGCACCAGCACCAATATAAATCCACACCGCAGCGCGACGAGATCGCCGACTGGGTGTTTCGCACGCATGAACATTTTACCGTCGAAGAGCTGATTGCGAGCTTTCGCGAAAAGGGAAAGAAGGTCTCACAGGCGACCGCGTACCGTGTCATTCAAATGCTGCTCGACCTCAAACTGATCGAAGAGCACGATTTCGGCAAAGACTACAAATTCTATGAGCATACGCCCGGGCACGATCACCACGACCACATCGTTTGTATGGATTGCGGCAAGATTATCGAATTTGCCGATTCGAGTCTTGAAACGTTAAAAGAGAAAATCACGCTTAAGAATGGCTTTCGCATGAAAAAGCACCACCTCACGATCTACGCCGAATGCACTACCTGCCCGCCCGAAAAGCGCGTGCTGACGCGGCGCGAGACCTGA